One part of the Quercus lobata isolate SW786 chromosome 7, ValleyOak3.0 Primary Assembly, whole genome shotgun sequence genome encodes these proteins:
- the LOC115952846 gene encoding F-box/LRR-repeat protein At4g14103-like codes for MKRQMIETEERERRERQRIERAERAQRRNVRSETCLSAVRQNAQTNTNDYKDIISNLPDSLLCHILSFLPIRDSVSTSILSSRWRPLWTLVPVLYLDQRELGEELFDESNGKFKFVDIVSRIMTVRKNRNTISNPIPPLHKLCIHWYYRCLPFYVDKWVHATNMCDLRELDLHLRTSSRQPMELPRSLYFSSTLVVLKLEFAIHLNSPSAFVLPCLRVLQLKCVTFANCDSLSTILNACPVLLDLTLHVDDKYLRNLNDFNVIVLVGTLKRLHLSWNVLPLSKYRFQINTPALEYFHFDGYLSGDDVLENLPNVVESVIQIEDCDSVNDYAKRVWDFMGKICNVISMELTTITGQILCHGFNHENSPTFHNLSSLKFCGDLWYEWYAWHVVWLLLCWAPGLQTLVIEHSSWLGYLNKRNPFLEEPLDVPECMLSHLTTCVYKGFGGYENEMELVRQILKAAKVLKIMKITVSSYPILENKPHFRKELSKFYRGSQKCQFVFDEGHFI; via the exons ATGAAGCGGCAGAT GATAGAAACAGAGGagagggagaggagagagaggcagagaatTGAAAGAGCAGAGAGAGCACAAAGGAGAAATGTGAGAAGTGAGACTTGCCTATCAGCTGTTCGACAAAATGCCCAAACTAATACTAATGACTACAAAGACATAATTAGCAATCTACCGGACTCCCTACTCTGCCACATCCTCTCCTTTCTCCCAATCCGTGACTCTGTCTCGACAAGCATTTTGTCGAGCAGGTGGAGGCCACTCTGGACTCTTGTCCCTGTTCTTTACTTGGACCAGAGAGAACTTGGAGAAGAATTGTTTGATGAAAGCAATGGGAAATTTAAGTTTGTGGATATAGTGTCTAGAATCATGACTGTTCGAAAGAATCGAAACACCATTTCCAACCCCATCCCCCCACTACACAAATTGTGCATTCATTGGTATTACAGGTGTCTTCCCTTCTATGTCGACAAATGGGTCCATGCCACCAATATGTGTGATTTGCGAGAGCTTGATCTCCACCTACGTACTTCTTCGCGTCAACCTATGGAGTTGCCCCGTAGTCTCTACTTTTCTTCTACATTAGTGGTTCTGAAATTGGAGTTTGCAATTCATCTCAATTCTCCTTCTGCTTTTGTTCTCCCTTGTCTCAGGGTTCTACAACTAAAATGTGTTACATTTGCAAACTGCGACTCTCTCTCCACCATCCTCAATGCCTGCCCGGTTCTTCTAGATTTGACCCTCCATGTAGATGATAAATACTTGAGAAATTTGAACGATTTCAATGTCATTGTACTTGTAGGTACGCTAAAAAGATTACATTTAAGTTGGAATGTTCTGCCTTTGTCGAAGTACAGATTCCAGATAAACACCCCAGCTCTCGAGTACTTTCATTTCGACGGTTATTTGAGCGGGGATGATGTGTTGGAAAACCTCCCAAACGTGGTTGAATCTGTCATTCAAATTGAGGATTGTGATTCAGTTAATGATTATGCAAAGAGAGTATGGGATTTCATGGGAAAAATCTGCAATGTTATATCCATGGAATTGACCACAATTACTGGACAGATCCTCTGCCATGGTTTTAATCATGAAAATAGTCCCACATTTCATAATTTGTCCTCCTTGAAGTTTTGTGGTGACCTTTGGTATGAGTGGTATGCGTGGCATGTAGTATGGCTCTTGCTTTGTTGGGCTCCAGGGCTACAAACACTTGTCATTGAACATTCATCCTGGCTTGGCTATCTTAATAAACGTAACCCTTTCTTGGAGGAGCCACTCGATGTTCCTGAATGTATGTTATCGCACCTTACAACTTGTGTTTATAAAGGATTTGGGGGGTATGAGAACGAGATGGAACTTGTTAGACAAATCCTGAAGGCAGCAAAAGTACTAAAGATAATGAAAATCACTGTTTCAAGTTATCCAATCTTAGAGAATAAGCCTCATTTTCGCAAGGAATTGAGCAAGTTTTACAGGGGCTCTCAGAAATGTCAATTTGTATTTGACGAAGGACATTTCATATGA
- the LOC115952847 gene encoding putative FBD-associated F-box protein At3g50710 — protein MKRQRIETEARERREMQRIERAERAERRNVSSETCLSPVRQNAQTNADDSKDIISSLPDSLLTHILSFLPVGDSVSTSILSSRWRPLWALVPVLNLSQVALVKRYFDEKNDNFKFADVVSRIWTLRNAISNPIPPLHKLCIHWYNNCLPFYVDTWLRATNIRDLRELDLHLLTSPHQPMELPRTLYFSASLVVLKLSFAIHLNPPSAFVLPCLRILLLNCVTFANFDSLSTILNACPVLLDLTLHVDEEYLKNLNEFNVIVLVATLKRLHLRWNVQPSSKYIFKINTPALEYFHFSGYLNGDDVLENLPNVVESVIQIEDCDSINDYAKRVWDFMGKLCNVISMELSTITAQILCHGSKYEDRLAFHNLSSLKFCGSIWFEWYAWHAVRLLLCQAPKLQTLIIEHSFLLGSNLNKPNPFLEEPLDVPECMSSHLTTCLYRGFGGYEIEMELVRQILKEARVLQTMKITVCSIPKLKNRPRFHKELSKFRRSSQNCQIAFDEGYFA, from the coding sequence ATGAAGCGGCAGAGGATAGAAACAGAGGcgagggagaggagagagatgcAGAGAATTGAAAGAGCGGAGAGAGCAGAAAGGAGAAACGTGAGCAGTGAGACTTGCCTATCACCTGTTCGACAAAATGCCCAAACCAACGCTGATGACAGCAAGGACATAATTAGCAGTCTACCGGACTCTCTCCTCACCCACATCCTCTCCTTTCTCCCAGTCGGAGACTCTGTCTCGACAAGCATTTTGTCGAGCAGGTGGAGGCCTCTCTGGGCTCTTGTCCCTGTTCTTAACTTGAGCCAGGTAGCACTTGTAAAAAGATACTTTGATGAAAAGAATGATAATTTTAAGTTTGCGGATGTGGTGTCTAGAATCTGGACTCTTCGAAATGCCATTTCCAACCCAATCCCCCCACTACACAAATTGTGCATTCATTGGTATAACAATTGTCTTCCCTTCTATGTCGACACATGGCTCCGTGCCACCAATATCCGTGATTTGCGAGAGCTTGATCTCCACCTACTTACTTCTCCTCATCAACCCATGGAGTTGCCCCGTACTCTCTACTTTTCTGCCTCATTAGTGGTTCTGAAATTGAGTTTTGCAATTCATCTCAATCCACCTTCTGCTTTTGTTCTCCCTTGTCTCAGGATTCTACTACTAAATTGTGTTACATTTGCCAATTTCGATTCTCTCTCCACCATCCTCAATGCCTGCCCAGTTCTTCTAGATCTGACCCTCCATGTAGATGAGGAATACTTGAAAAATTTGAACGAGTTCAATGTCATTGTACTTGTAGCTACGCTGAAAAGATTACATTTACGTTGGAATGTTCAGCCTTCGTCAAAGTACATATTCAAGATAAACACCCCAGCTCTTGAGTACTTTCACTTCAGCGGTTATTTGAACGGGGATGATGTGTTAGAAAACCTCCCAAACGTGGTTGAATCTGTCATTCAAATTGAGGATTGTGATTCGATTAATGATTATGCAAAGAGAGTATGGGACTTCATGGGAAAACTCTGTAATGTTATATCCATGGAATTGAGCACAATAACCGCACAGATCCTCTGCCATGGTTCTAAATATGAAGATAGGCTCGCATTTCATAATTTGTCCTCCTTGAAGTTTTGTGGTAGCATTTGGTTTGAGTGGTATGCATGGCATGCAGTACGGCTCTTGCTTTGTCAGGCTCCAAAGCTACAGACACTTATCATTGAGCATTCATTTCTGCTTGGCTCTAATCTTAATAAACCTAACCCTTTCTTGGAGGAGCCACTCGATGTTCCTGAATGTATGTCATCACACCTTACTACTTGTCTTTATAGAGGATTTGGGGGGTATGAGATCGAGATGGAACTTGTTAGACAAATCCTGAAGGAAGCAAGAGTACTACAGACAATGAAAATCACTGTTTGCAGTATTCCAAAGTTAAAGAATAGGCCTCGGTTTCACAAGGAATTGAGCAAGTTTCGCAGGAGCTCTCAGAATTGTCAAATTGCATTTGACGAAGGATATTTTGcatga